A segment of the candidate division KSB1 bacterium genome:
CGCCGATTGATTATTTTTAGCCGGGATGAATTAAAACAACATGAAATGAGACAAATATTCCCTGAGGATAAAAACACGGCAATCCGGTATTTTATAGGAGACGTCAGGGATAAAGATCGACTCTACAGAGCCTTTAATGATGTTGATATAGTTGTGCATGCGGCAGCGTTAAAGCAGGTTCCCACAGCGGAATATAACCCGCTGGAGGTTATCAAAACCAATATTTTAGGAGCGTCAAATGTGATTGATGCCGCCATCGATTGTGGTGTGAAGCGTGTCGTCGCTTTAAGTAGCGATAAAGCAGTAAGTCCTGTTAACTTGTATGGCGCTACAAAACTTTGTGCAGATAAATTGTTCATCGCTGCAAAAGCCTATACCGGAGCTAACGGCACACGTTTTAGTGTAGTACGATATGGCAATGTAATTGGCAGCCGGGGAAGTGTGATCCCTCTATTTAAAGAAAAACGCTCCACCGGGATTCTTCCAATTACGGATTTAAGAATGACCCGGTTTTGGCTAACCCTGGACAAGGCCGTTGGTTTAGTGATAAAATGTCTGGAAATAATGCAAGGGAGTGAAATATTTGTACCCAAAATTCCAAGTATGCGTATTGTTGATTTAGCGAATG
Coding sequences within it:
- the pseB gene encoding UDP-N-acetylglucosamine 4,6-dehydratase (inverting), with the protein product MIWKDLSVLITGGTGSFGKKFTEIMLERYQPRRLIIFSRDELKQHEMRQIFPEDKNTAIRYFIGDVRDKDRLYRAFNDVDIVVHAAALKQVPTAEYNPLEVIKTNILGASNVIDAAIDCGVKRVVALSSDKAVSPVNLYGATKLCADKLFIAAKAYTGANGTRFSVVRYGNVIGSRGSVIPLFKEKRSTGILPITDLRMTRFWLTLDKAVGLVIKCLEIMQGSEIFVPKIPSMRIVDLANAIAPECRHEIIGIRPGEKLHEVLLTEDEIHNTVEFDDYYVVQMDSNQNNNRMNSKREKLDENFKYSSDTNDWWLGTSELLDLVLLNEPIESKEEFVFS